In Triticum aestivum cultivar Chinese Spring chromosome 5B, IWGSC CS RefSeq v2.1, whole genome shotgun sequence, the following proteins share a genomic window:
- the LOC123116444 gene encoding uncharacterized protein: MRVLVSWTGREGLHGTAAAAGLPLPPASRPCARTSPPADRTAPRSLSTSLSVVRPRVHRCDSDPERASDDAGVGLPSRDPTVDVECHYHVAAMDLSDDTDAGLVLGGPAVVEPHELAANQDQDEPRYVTETDLLDDLEDDEVVYPLGLNGRELRELRDTDFSRDAIDERFRRESKEAKAAVIGAVTGVVRPLRELLDDVRRFKSVVDTQEFHIGMPFGAIMTCMGLYQLWKLSPSTCIEVAMYYAFYKLSAIAADVRRRGFSPDWIIRIKLGIIIAVLVKDLGKAIVPLDYVRCVIFFIYSLSVAFDVQGVKKFYAKMLLPVIFHMAKHPMETEPQWKRVKPTGQVKVSKYSQNNVLCWEDDVS; this comes from the exons ATGCGCGTACTCGTCTCTTGGACCGGCCGCGAGGGTTTGCACGGCACCGCGGCagcggccggcctcccccttcctcctgCTAGCCGCCCCTGCGCGCGTACATCTCCGCCGGCCGACCGAACGGCGCCACGTTCCCTGTCGACGTCGCTGTCCGTAGTGCGCCCGCGCGTGCACCGCTGCGATTCTGATCCCGAGCGCGCCAGCGACGATGCCGGCGTCGGCTTGCCTTCGCGCGATCCGACCGTCGATGTCGAGTGCCACTACCATGTGGCGGCCATGGACCTCAGCGACGACACCGACGCCGGCTTGGTCCTGGGCGGCCCGGCCGTCGTGGAGCCCCACGAGCTCGCGGCCAACCAAGACCAGGACGAGCCCCGCTATGTGACGGAGACGGACCTCTTGGATGACCTCGAGGACGACGAAGTCGTGTATCCCTTGGGGCTGAACGGCAGGGAGCTCCGCGAGTTAAGAGACACGGACTTCAGCCGGGACGCGATCGACGAGCGGTTCCGGCGCGAGTCCAAGGAGGCCAAGGCCGCCGTGATTGGCGCCGTCACCGGCGTGGTCCGTCCACTCCGGGAACTCCTCGACGACGTGCGGCGCTTCAAGAGCGTCGTCGACACCCAAGAGTTCCACATCGGCATGCCCTTCGGCGCCATCATGACGTGCATGGGGTTGTACCAACTGTGGAAGCTTAGCCCCTCCACGTGCATCGAGGTCGCCATGTACTACGCCTTCTACAAGCTCAGCGCCATCGCGGCCGACGTCCGGCGGCGTGGCTTCTCTCCCGACTGGATAATCAGGATCAAACTCG GTATAATTATTGCGGTGCTTGTCAAAGATCTTGGCAAAGCCATTGTCCCCCTTGATTATGTCAG GTGTGTGATCTTCTTCATCTACAGTCTTTCGGTGGCATTTGACGTGCAGGGTGTGAAGAAATTTTACGCAAAAATGTTACTTCCTGTGATCTTCCACATGGCAAAACATCCGATGGAAACGGAACCACAGTGGAAACGAGTCAAACCGACAGGACAGGTCAAGGTTTCTAAATATTCACAAAACAATGTACTATGTTGGGAAGATGATGTTTCATAA
- the LOC123112482 gene encoding uncharacterized protein isoform X2: protein MLKFFHLLQNLQGPGCSSKGLMFGLDLNHCILGFLEAPAFEDGILEKYPIFLNIVLNHVSDDGFDLSCAVSCLKASFEMLGCKLWLRTTLSPSVIRNTLLGQCFHTRDEKSHKEIFDLFIPFLQSLEALQDGEHEKQRRNILYFLLHQVTRSSNFSALMRKNATKIALLIVQRGYTMNPPCPASECAHMWGPSLICSLNDTSLHSSLRQPAFDLINILIVSDASALISFKLKYESATKGDSSNSVMFVEDEDELPFADDTAEKEYSCWSDFRALNKLTFRGCKDWTCVPLLWYLVMVQLEPSKLPMAFSKAVFWALSHISILEPGLAMDLSVPVNDWLSSHAGEVSSTFSWQVPNGADDGGGGKDCINTLKVSKFGTLLLRIFKRFAIRVIMQIEQCGLQKQWTWEPMMAESLILALVDPNDNVRQAGRAVMEHVSQARGLTPGLQFLCSSASSLSAVFVGLRYAVQLVERQSLLADFHSLHHLFFVICKLVKEDIAQQPSIPQPAKPSEGGFLRQPFSNVPITPPEHAVDIISWEKFSTLLSATLWPLISTCLIKGEELINTKQCQISCVRVLELLPLVYSRVNSYCAEPFSMMTMVPDPSDMTWLFHLINWGKSSLLVISRHWKQCMLSLFKILKGSHGDTIQRYIEDLGDTISHDVIDMDELKGRISNLNLAVFKKVPTKSVETIPSLIRHADQERHTGRDNLETMKPSHASDTEHIILLSDSEENLPTDDVIGEEVLSSVKENDGFTASDLLKNPSVQTMPVEDKHVFLKQQTRSDVSASSRPVSTENRGTRAASKGLGGTKMPSVPANKNSTSLLPNKVKSSVSATTQPSRPNLSSDVCKFKSIFRDISDDEDDPLEHALDNYRRPQIRVTKSAILIPKRQIVQLQLPAERRQSSGRSDTSFRRFSPPKLDSWFKNILEMDYFAIVGLSSSETVKKPALKQIPVCFDSQVQYVEIFQPLVIEEFKAQLQNAYVETPPEDMMCGSISILSVERVDEFLVVRGRAENTVCVKSKGCIENDLILLTKDPLKSSGQQVHVLGKVDRRESDKNKALIIVIKFYLSNEIPRLNKVKRLLVERSKWFLNRVLSMTPQLREFSALSSLNDIPVLPVILNPVSCTATNHESVKVYLDKLARPLRKVLKSSYNDSQLQAVSIAIGSASSKTKCDLSLIQGPPGTGKTKTIVAIVSALLSLHADNSYNLPRNESLASAEFTKPRTKISQTAAVARAWQDAALAKQQIKDSQRENPRTERLSKGILSRGRALICAQSNAAVDELVSRLSNGLYDTEGKLYRPYIVRVGNAKTVHPNSIPFFIDTLVEQRLSDELKINDESKISSDGESSGSLRARLEKVVDRIRYYESRRKLVEGDKTETGSSVPDEDEMDEVSDEAIGAKLNILYTQKRAVSSELATAHAREKKIADENKSLKHKVRKSILGEAEIVVTTLSGCGGDIYGVCSETASAKKYGNFSEQTLFDVVVIDEAAQALEPATLIPLQLLKSKGTKCIMVGDPKQLPATVMSGLASKFLYECSMFERLQRAGYPVIMLTKQYRMHPDISRFPSLHFYENKLLDGAQKAEKSAPFHDHSCLGPYMFFDIADGRERSGTSAAAQSLSNQFEADAALEILSFLKNRYPADFSCRKIGIITPYRSQLSLLRSRFTSFFGPEIVAEMEINTVDGFQGREVDILVLSTVRASNSSGDRHHTGEARSIGFVADVRRMNVALTRARFSLWIVGNARTLQTNSHWASLLQNAKERNMLISVQKPYSLIFQNVHGTTHSHLKQQKENEKADMTNSWTVNAQLHKEHVRLADSATEKKGKSLREDQAKQASRWDQKTRKTEASTLRKLSQENEARTQNDDMRVTKGSLKQDIDQDSVIRKQGAEKKLSVQDVNQLELAKRLVTGDPHDGSRVRRQRELNKPVNGNADMVTDKALFKHGPSENPKVRLHHNDKKAANQNNDMGTIKGSSKHESVVKSAAKQDDGSSSAQHREMQNLIQKAKGARKFSETPRFSNSNKEGSLLKHDAVSELANRNSGTGPPTIPDMKKNKVKGARKFTEQPRSGNSNQVDPSVSSHFDGTSSHIRDLTTSQAAKQTITSQKDQIAARKRQREDVESLLSSALISSKKPKKKQK from the exons ATTGCTCTTCTTATTGTGCAAAGAGGCTACACAATGAACCCTCCTTGCCCAGCCTCGGAATGTGCCCATATGTG GGGACCATCTTTGATATGCTCGTTAAATGATACATCCTTGCATAGTTCTCTGCGTCAACCTGCGTTTGATCTCATCAATATTCTCATAGTTTCTGATGCTTCTGCCTTGATTTCCTTTAAACTGAAGTATGAGTCTGCCACAAAGGGTGATTCAAGCAACTCTGTCATGTTTGTCGAGGACGAGGATGAATTGCCTTTTGCCGATGATACCGCGGAAAAGGAGTACAGCTGTTGGAGTGATTTCAGAGCTCTGAACAAGTTGACATTTAGGGGATGCAAGGATTGGACATGTGTCCCTTTGTTATGGTATCTGGTAATGGTTCAGTTGGAACCCTCTAAACTGCCTATGGCTTTTTCGAAAGCAGTGTTTTGGGCTCTATCTCATATTTCTATTTTGGAGCCTGGGTTAGCTATGGACTTGTCAGTGCCTGTAAATGATTGGTTATCGTCACATGCTGGAGAAGTCTCGTCAACATTTTCATGGCAAGTTCCAAATGGTGCTGATGATGGTGGAGGTGGGAAGGATTGCATCAATACTCTCAAGGTGTCAAAATTTGGTACCCTGTTATTGAGAATATTTAAAAG ATTTGCAATCCGTGTCATCATGCAAATTGAGCAATGTGGGCTTCAAAAGCAATGGACATGGGAACCAATGATGGCGGAAAGCTTGATTTTGGCACTAGTTGATCCCAATGAT AATGTGCGGCAAGCAGGGAGGGCTGTCATGGAACATGTATCCCAAGCACGGGGTTTGACTCCTGGGCTTCAATTTCTGTGCTCGAGTGCATCTTCACTGTCTGCTGTTTTCGTGGGTCTAAGATATGCAGTGCAGCTG GTGGAAAGGCAGTCACTTTTGGCAGATTTTCATAGTCTTCATCACTTGTTTTTTGTCATATGCAAATTAGTCAAGGAGGACATTGCTCAACAGCCTTCAATTCCACAGCCAGCAAAACCTTCTGAAGGTGGTTTCTTGCGTCAACCATTTTCAAATGTACCAATTACCCCACCAGAACATGCTGTAGATATTATTTCCTGGGAGAAGTTCAGCACTTTGCTTTCAGCAACTCTCTGGCCTTTAATTTCCACGTGCCTGATAAAGGGAGAGGAGCTAATAAATACCAAACAATGTCAG ATATCATGTGTTCGAGTGCTTGAGTTGCTTCCCCTAGTCTACAGCAGAGTCAACTCATATTGTGCTGAGCCATTCAGTATGATGACAATGGTTCCGGACCCTAGTGATATGACATGGCTTTTTCACTTGATTAACTGGGGGAAATCATCTCTGCTTGTGATCAGCAGACACTGGAAACAGTGCATGCTATCTTTATTTAAAATATTAAAGGGTTCACATGGTGACACCATTCAACGCTACATTGAAGATCTTGGTGATACCATTTCACACG ATGTAATTGATATGGATGAACTTAAAGGGAGAATTTCTAATCTTAATCTTGCGGTGTTCAAGAAGGTGCCCACAAAATCAGTTGAAACCATTCCTTCTCTGATTAGGCACGCAGATCAGGAGAGACATACTGGTCGGGACAATCTTGAGACCATGAAGCCCTCTCACGCGTCAGACACCGAACACATAATTCTTCTTTCGGACAGTGAAGAAAATTTGCCTACAGATGATGTCATTGGTGAGGAGGTTTTGTCTTCAGTGAAGGAGAATGACGGATTTACTGCTTCCGATCTGTTAAAAAATCCCTCTGTACAAACAATGCCAGTTGAAGATAAACATGTGTTCTTAAAACAGCAGACACGTAGTGATGTTAGTGCCTCTTCAAGACCTGTATCGACGGAGAATAGAGGCACACGTGCTGCCTCAAAAGGATTAGGTGGAACAAAGATGCCAAGTGTTCCAGCCAATAAAAATAGTACTTCCCTTTTACCAAACAAGGTTAAATCATCTGTTAGCGCCACTACTCAACCATCCCGTCCAAATTTGTCATCGGATGTATGCAAATTTAAGTCAATTTTCAGAGATATATctgatgatgaagatgatcccTTAGAGCATGCACTTGATAATTACAGAAGACCACAAATTCGTGTAACAAAGTCTGCCATATTAATTCCTAAAAGGCAAATAGTTCAACTTCAGTTGCCTGCTGAAAGGAGACAGTCTTCTGGTAGATCGGATACCAGTTTCCGACGTTTTAGTCCTCCTAAGCTGGACAGTTGGTTTAAGAATATATTGGAAATGGATTACTTTGCTATTGTCGGGCTATCTTCTTCAGAGACAGTAAAGAAACCTGCTTTAAAACAAATTCCTGTCTGCTTTGATTCACAAGTTCAATATGTTGAGATTTTCCAGCCACTTGTTATAGAAGAGTTCAAAGCTCAGTTGCAGAATGCTTATGTTGAAACCCCTCCTGAAGATATGATGTGCGGCTCTATTTCTATACTCTCAGTTGAAAGAGTTGATGAGTTTCTTGTTGTTCGTGGGCGTGCTGAGAACACAGTGTGTGTCAAATCTAAAGGGTGTATAGAGAATGATCTAATACTGCTTACCAAGGATCCACTGAAAAGCTCTGGTCAGCAAGTCCATGTGCTTGGAAAG GTGGATCGGCGTGAGAGTGACAAAAATAAGGCTTTAATTATTGTAATAAAGTTCTACCTCTCGAATGAGATTCCACGTTTAAATAAAGTGAAACGGCTTCTTGTTGAAAGAAGTAAATGGTTCTTGAATCGGGTTTTGAGCATGACTCCTCAACTCCGAGAATTCAGTGCTCTCTCATCATTAAATGACATCCCAGTGCTTCCAGTAATCCTGAATCCTGTTTCATGTACTGCAACCAACCATGAATCTGTAAAAGTGTATCTTGATAAACTTGCACGCCCTCTGCGGAAAGTATTGAAGTCTTCTTACAATGACAGCCAGCTCCAAGCTGTAAGTATTGCCATTGGGTCAGCAAGCTCGAAAACAAAATGTGATCTGTCTCTTATTCAGGGCCCTCCAG GTACAGGTAAAACAAAAACTATTGTTGCGATCGTGAGTGCATTGCTTTCTTTACATGCCGACAACTCTTACAATTTACCAAGAAATGAATCGCTGGCTAGTGCTGAATTTACCAAGCCAAGAACAAAGATTAGTCAAACTGCTGCAGTAGCTAGAGCTTGGCAGGATGCAGCCCTGGCTAAACAACAGATAAAGGATTCCCAGAGAGAAAACCCGAGGACAGAACGGCTTTCAAAAGGCATCCTTTCAAGAGGAAGGGCTCTAATATGTGCGCAGTCAAATGCTGCAGTTGATGAACTTGTGTCAAGACTCAGTAATGGATTGTATGATACTGAAGGAAAGCTGTATAGACCTTATATAGTGAGGGTTGGTAATGCAAAGACAGTTCATCCTAATTCAATTCCTTTCTTTATTGACACACTTGTTGAACAAAGGTTGTCAGACGAGTTAAAGATTAATGATGAATCCAAAATTTCATCCGATGGCGAATCGTCTGGTTCACTCAGGGCTAGGTTGGAGAAGGTTGTAGACAGAATTAGATATTATGAGTCACGGCGAAAACTAGTGGAGGGTGATAAGACAGAAACTGGATCTTCTGTGCCCGATGAAGATGAGATGGATGAAGTTTCTGATGAAGCAATTGGTGCAAAGCTCAATATTTTATATACACAGAAAAGGGCAGTTTCTTCAGAACTTGCCACTGCTCATGCACGTGAAAAGAAAATAGCTGATGAAAACAAGTCTCTTAAGCACAAGGTAAGGAAGTCAATTCTCGGAGAAGCAGAGATTGTTGTGACAACGCTCAGTGGGTGTGGAGGTGATATTTACGGAGTTTGCTCGGAAACTGCTTCAGCTAAGAAATATGGGAATTTCTCTGAGCAAACTTTGTTTGATGTTGTTGTTATCGATGAAGCTGCACAG GCTCTTGAGCCTGCAACTTTGATTCCACTTCAGCTACTCAAGTCGAAAGGAACTAAGTGCATAATG GTTGGTGATCCGAAGCAGCTACCTGCTACCGTGATGTCTGGATTGGCTAGCAAGTTTCTCTATGAGTGCAGCATGTTTGAACGCCTACAAAGAGCTGGTTATCCAGTTATTATGCTCACTAAACAG TACCGAATGCATCCTGACATTAGCAGATTCCCGTCGTTGCATTTCTATGAAAACAAACTGCTGGATGGTGCTCAGAAGGCTGAGAAATCAGCTCCTTTCCATGATCACAGTTGTCTTGGTCCATACATGTTCTTTGATATTGCCGATGGTCGTGAGCGTTCTGGAACAAGTGCTGCTGCACAATCACTCTCTAATCAATTTGAAGCTGATGCAGCACTTGAAATACTGTCATTTTTAAAGAACAG ATATCCAGCAGATTTCTCCTGTAGAAAGATAGGGATCATAACTCCGTACAGGAGTCAACTCTCCTTGCTGCGTTCAAGGTTCACATCTTTTTTTGGGCCTGAAATTGTTGCTGAGATGGAAATCAATACTGTGGATGGATTTCAAGGTCGGGAAGTTGACATCTTGGTGTTGTCAACTGTTAGAGCCTCCAACTCCTCAGGTGACAGGCATCACACTGGTGAAGCACGTAGCATTGGGTTTGTTGCAGATGTTAGGCGTATGAATGTTGCGCTAACACGTGCCAGGTTTTCTCTATGGATAGTTGGTAACGCAAGAACATTGCAGACAAATTCACACTGGGCTTCCTTATTACAGAATGCTAAAGAACGGAATATGCTCATCTCAGTTCAGAAGCCCTATAGTCTGATCTTTCAAAATGTTCATGGTACTACCCATAGTCACCTTAAGCAGCAGAAGGAAAATGAAAAGGCTGATATGACAAATTCGTGGACAGTCAATGCACAACTCCATAAAGAACATGTGAGACTTGCTGACAGTGCTACAGAAAAGAAAGGTAAAAGTTTACGTGAGGATCAGGCAAAACAAGCATCACGCTGGGATCAAAAGACTCGTAAAACTGAAGCCTCCACCTTGAGAAAATTGAGTCAAGAAAATGAAGCGAGAACGCAGAATGATGATATGAGAGTTACCAAGGGCTCATTGAAACAAGATATTGATCAGGATTCGGTGATAAGAAAGCAAGGGGCAGAAAAGAAGTTGTCCGTGCAGGATGTAAATCAGCTGGAGCTTGCTAAAAGGTTGGTAACAGGGGATCCCCATGATGGCTCTCGTGTCcgaagacaaagggaattgaataagCCTGTTAATGGGAATGCTGATATGGTAACTGATAAGGCCTTATTTAAGCATGGTCCATCTGAGAATCCCAAGGTGAGGTTACATCATAACGACAAAAAGGCTGCCAACCAAAACAATGATATGGGAACCATCAAGGGTTCGTCAAAACATGAGTCTGTTGTAAAATCAGCGGCCAAGCAGGATGATGGTTCTTCATCAGCACAACACCGTGAAATGCAGAATTTGATACAAAAGGCTAAAGGAGCAAGGAAGTTTTCTGAAACACCAAGGTTCAGTAATTCAAACAAAGAGGGTTCCTTGCTTAAACATGACGCAGTTTCGGAATTAGCAAATAGGAACAGTGGTACTGGTCCACCAACAATCCCTGATATGAAGAAAAATAAGGTCAAGGGGGCAAGGAAGTTTACTGAACAACCAAGATCTGGGAACTCGAATCAGGTGGATCCATCAGTTTCATCACATTTTGATGGAACAAGCAGCCATATACGGGACCTCACGACAAGCCAAGCTGCTAAGCAAACTATAACTAGTCAAAAGGACCAAATTGCAGCGAGGAAGCGTCAAAGGGAGGACGTTGAATCTTTACTTTCCTCAGCTCTTATATCATCAAAGAAGCCTAAGAAGAAACAAAAATGA